One stretch of Arachis hypogaea cultivar Tifrunner chromosome 20, arahy.Tifrunner.gnm2.J5K5, whole genome shotgun sequence DNA includes these proteins:
- the LOC112783609 gene encoding transcription factor bHLH30-like produces the protein MLNHEHAWTETQQIDVWTKLTLLGEVVKQVKELKKNAEEASKGFLIPMDSNEVKVEATEEGDGSSMSYRATVCCEYPPDLLSDLRQTFDGLQLQLVSAQVSTLGDRVKNEVVYTCYCKGDMMSSVEACQVLARNLHQSLSSLLTSHPIHNRRLRCLQTSAVSCYN, from the exons ATGCTCAATCATGAACATGCATGGACTGAAACTCAGCAAATTGATGT ATGGACAAAGCTGACGTTACTGGGTGAAGTTGTTAAGCAAGTGAAGGAATTGAAGAAGAATGCAGAGGAAGCAAGCAAAGGGTTCCTGATCCCAATGGATTCCAATGAAGTGAAAGTTGAAGCAACTGAAGAAGGAGATGGATCATCAATGTCTTACAGGGCAACCGTGTGCTGCGAATACCCGCCTGATCTGCTATCTGATCTAAGACAAACATTTGATGGCCTCCAACTTCAATTGGTGAGTGCACAAGTATCCACTCTGGGAGACAGAGTGAAGAATGAAGTTGTGTATACTTGTTACTGCAAAGGGGATATGATGAGTAGTGTTGAGGCATGCCAAGTTCTTGCAAGGAATCTTCATCAGTCACTGTCTTCTCTACTCACCTCACATCCAATCCACAATAGAAGACTACGCTGTCTTCAAACATCTGCTGTCTCATGCtacaattaa
- the LOC112783610 gene encoding SNF1-related protein kinase regulatory subunit beta-2-like has protein sequence MSQRQILQDGYVERVVHEGLKYVNITWKHPVNWDVAVTGSWDNWQTREALQLQTPPHVYGIFKALKTGVYHYRYIVGGYHTHAPEFPWALDASGCPYNILDLRDFIPEMVATLGDTECPPSPPWSYDNMPFNDKEFDKPPPKLPRKLPLITSDDPSYSSTILPRPSHVELNHLYIHKTHGPGGEFRALRSTQKFGHKYVSMVLYKSLPRERGSNNF, from the exons ATGAGCCAGCGGCAAATACTGCAAGATGGGTACGTAGAAAGAGTGGTACATGAAGGATTGAAATATGTGAATATTACTTGGAAGCACCCAGTAAACTGGGACGTTGCTGTTACAGGATCATGGGACAACTGGCAAACCAGGGAAGCCCTGCAGTTGCAGACTCCCCCTCATGTTTATGGCATTTTTAAAGCACTCAAAACAGGTGTCTATCATTACCGTTACATTGTAGGTGGCTATCACACCCATGCTCCAGAATTCCCCTGGGCTCTTGATGCTTCTGGTTGCCCCTACAATATCTTGGATTTGCGG GATTTTATTCCAGAAATGGTTGCAACGTTAGGTGATACCGAATGTCCTCCATCCCCACCATGGAGTTATGATAACATGCCCTTCAATGACAAAGAGTTTGACAAGCCTCCGCCCAAGTTACCACGAAAACTACCACTGATAACAAGTGATGACCCTTCTTATTCATCCACGATTCTCCCTAGACCCTCACATGTGGAACTCAATCATCTATATATCCACAAAACCCACGGGCCTGGGGGTGAATTCAGGGCCCTGCGTTCCACCCAGAAGTTTGGACACAAATATGTCAGCATGGTGTTGTACAAGTCCCTCCCAAGGGAAAGAGGATCAAACAATTTTTAG
- the LOC112784790 gene encoding U-box domain-containing protein 45, which yields MHTPPPPSSSSSSSNSIWVLSSIKLQFFARIRRFLQSKATRKRRNQPRNRAEQNNNDNNKVEKVVETVQVMEKHEEEKEEEEDSAIMLQRTVKKLHFGSWEEKEVAAKDIGNLAKEDLKVRKLITELGVVPVLVSMVASDVATRRRAALVALIHLADGTYTNKAMIVEAGILSKLPNTVDNVDESTINEFSELLLSLSSLANTQFHFPSLDFLPSLRHILESNSSSLDTKTSCLGALYNFSSVLENAGALVSCGIVPILLELSSRKETSEKALASLGNLLVSMMGKKAIENSCLVPKNFIEILSWEDKPKCQELSVYILMILAHQSSSQREKMAQAGIVPVLLEVVLLGSSLAQKRALKLLQWFKDERQTKMGPHSGPQTPRFASMGSPVNQREATEGKKMMKSLVKQSLHRNMEIITHRANAAGDSSRFKSLVISTSSKSLPY from the exons ATGCAtactcctcctcctccatcatcatcttcttcttcttctaattctATTTGGGTATTGTCTAGCATAAAGCTTCAATTCTTTGCACGAATCAGAAGGTTCCTCCAATCAAAAGCGACACGAAAGCGCCGAAACCAACCAAGAAACAGAGCTGAGCAGAACAACAACGACAATAACAAGGTCGAAAAAGTTGTTGAAACGGTTCAAGTCATGGAGAAGCatgaggaggagaaggaagaagaggaggactcTGCTATCATGTTGCAGAGGACAGTGAAGAAGCTTCACTTTGGAAGCTGGGAAGAGAAGGAGGTGGCAGCCAAGGATATTGGAAATTTGGCAAAAGAAGATTTGAAGGTTAGAAAGTTGATAACAGAACTCGGTGTGGTGCCTGTGTTGGTCTCTATGGTGGCTTCCGACGTGGCCACCCGTCGCAGAGCGGCGTTGGTGGCGTTGATCCACCTTGCTGATGGAACTTACAC GAACAAGGCTATGATAGTGGAGGCAGGAATATTATCCAAGCTGCCAAACACAGTTGACAATGTAGATGAATCAACAATCAATGAATTTTCTGAGTTGCTGTTATCGTTGTCTTCACTAGCAAACACCCAATTCCATTTTCCTTCATTGGACTTTCTACCATCACTAAGACACATTCTTGAGTCAAACTCATCAAGCTTAGACACAAAAACATCATGTTTGGGTGCCCTATACAACTTTTCAAGCGTGTTAGAGAACGCGGGAGCTTTGGTTTCATGTGGGATTGTTCCTATTTTATTAGAACTATCCTCAAGAAAAGAAACTTCAGAGAAAGCATTGGCAAGTCTAGGGAACTTGTTAGTGAGCATGATGGGGAAGAAAGCAATAGAGAATAGTTGTTTAGTGCCAAAGAACTTCATTGAGATCTTGTCATGGGAAGACAAACCGAAATGCCAAGAGTTATCGGTTTATATATTGATGATCCTAGCGCATCAAAGTTCAAGTCAAAGGGAGAAAATGGCACAGGCTGGCATTGTTCCTGTGCTTCTTGAAGTGGTTCTGTTGGGAAGCTCTTTGGCTCAGAAGAGAGCATTGAAGCTATTGCAATGGTTCAAGGATGAGAGGCAAACCAAGATGGGGCCACATTCGGGGCCACAAACACCGAGGTTTGCATCGATGGGGTCACCGGTGAATCAAAGAGAAGCAACGGAagggaagaagatgatgaagagttTGGTTAAACAAAGCTTGCATAGGAACATGGAGATTATTACTCACAGGGCTAATGCTGCTGGAGACTCTTCTAGATTTAAGTCATTGGTTATTAGCACTAGTTCTAAGAGTTTGCcttattaa
- the LOC112784243 gene encoding uncharacterized protein YNL011C has translation MAEAWLGLGPTFSNSLPLPLPSSSSSPPSMASVPSPRHRRCYSNPDPPPPPPQPALLVFSGGTAFNGVVEDLKTFTTRVAHVLPVSDDGGSTAEIVRVLGGPAVGDIRSRCLRLSDQSTAEALAVRNLLGHRLPLDPLKAKSEWYSIVEGDHTLWKGVSKPYRETIRSFLVYFQSQILRRAEESFCFSNGSIGNFFFAGARIFFRSLDAAIFLFSRVSDIPPESLVLPVISTNDRLTLGCELWDGTIIRGQNEISHPTRGTTELINKDSFSTPALPSKIKRVFYMSSEGKNLLHEVFPSPNATVLEQLSNVDCIVYAMGSLFTSICPSLVLLGIGEIISSRSCLKVLMLNGTPDRETNGFSASCFVTAITDALNRTYGDPCNRLKNPPSQYINTILVPRNSSVPVDVDRLNAQGIFDVIVVDSLRDSKVGIIYDPKSLIRALADLIDRYMKSRVKELIDAR, from the exons ATGGCGGAAGCTTGGTTGGGTTTGGGTCCCACCTTCTCTAACTCCCTCCCTCTTCCCCttccctcttcctcttcttctcctccttcaatGGCTTCCGTTCCCTCACCCCGCCACCGTCGCTGTTACTCCAACCCTgaccctccccctccccctccccagCCAGCTCTCCTCGTCTTCTCCGGCGGGACTGCCTTCAACGGCGTCGTCGAGGACCTCAAGACCTTCACTACCCGCGTCGCCCACGTTCTCCCCGTCTCCGATGACGGCGGAAGCACCGCCGAGATCGTTCGCGTCCTTG GTGGTCCTGCTGTTGGAGACATACGTTCGAGGTGTCTGAGGTTGTCTGATCAGAGCACAGCTGAAGCTCTTGCAGTTCGGAATCTGCTTGGTCATCGTCTACCTCTTGATCCACTCAAAGCTAAATCTGAATG GTACTCCATTGTGGAAGGTGATCACACACTATGGAAAGGTGTTTCGAAACCTTACAGGGAGACTATTCgatcttttcttgtttattttcagaGTCAG ATTCTACGCCGGGCTGAAGAATCATTTTGTTTCAGCAATGGCAG CATCGGAAATTTCTTTTTTGCAGGCGCACGTATATTTTTTCGGTCCTTGGATGctgcaatatttttgttttcacgtGTTTCAGATATTCCCCCTGAAAGCCTGGTTCTCCCTGTAATTTCCACCAACGACAGGCTTACCTTAGGGTGCGAATTATGG GATGGAACTATTATAAGGGGACAAAATGAAATTTCTCATCCAACCAGGGGAACGACAGAGCTGATTAACAAG GATAGCTTTTCCACTCCAGCGCTTCCTTCAAAAATAAAACGTGTCTTCTACATGTCAAGTGAGGGGAAAAATTTGCTCCATGAG GTCTTTCCTTCACCTAATGCAACTGTATTAGAGCAGTTAAGTAATGTGGACTGCATTGTATATGCCATGGGTTCCCTTTTCACTTCAATCTGTCCCTCGTTG GTCTTATTGGGAATTGGGGAGATTATTTCGTCAAGGTCTTGCCTCAAG GTACTTATGTTAAATGGCACACCTGACCGGGAGACTAATGGGTTTTCGGCTTCTTGTTTTGTTACTGCCATCACGGATGCTCTAAATCGAACATATGGAGATCCTTGCAATCGGCTAAAGAATCCT CCGAGTCAGTATATCAATACCATTTTGGTGCCAAGAAATAGTTCAGTTCCAGTTGATGTTGACCGATTGAATGCCCAAGGAATATTTGATGTG ATTGTTGTTGACTCCCTACGTGATTCCAAAGTGGGTATAATATATGACCCAAAGTCGTTGATAAGAGCTCTCGCTGACTTAATTGACAGATACATGAAGTCGAGAGTCAAGGAATTAATCGATGCTAGATGA
- the LOC140182770 gene encoding F-box protein At1g49360-like isoform X1: MFVEGRMSESEECKEMKRSKSDEWEVAEWCNLPGDLLSRIASYLELIDFLSFRSVCKEWLIPPSEYNPSGRELWFLLYGNGEGSHCSFLKLGSPNSERLYTVNFPELDGATCLASYLGWLLLVRERAMFFFCPFSRAKIDLPDCPFTDLSEHVAAFSADPTCQDCVVVVVSRKSEVEMELHLLRRGNKEWHKHCHRCGRSTLNTVSGAAFSEEKFQFLDADDGLVTFNADKSSKSWANYRIVNHGSSKDVEALEYHVRKNMFGVLKMGQRLGFGGGEDDVVSISICGTMILGIPWLHILRNDSVILSETIVPDQQHVALARQIKGVWIQPRYVQVPPGLTW, translated from the coding sequence ATGTTTGTTGAAGGAAGGATGTCAGAGAGTGAGGAATGTAAGGAGATGAAACGAAGTAAAAGTGATGAATGGGAAGTAGCAGAGTGGTGTAATCTGCCTGGAGACCTGCTATCAAGAATTGCAAGCTATTTAGAATTGATAGACTTTCTGAGTTTTCGCAGTGTTTGCAAAGAATGGCTCATCCCTCCCTCAGAATACAACCCTTCAGGCCGCGAGCTCTGGTTTCTCCTCTATGGCAACGGTGAAGGCTCACACTGTTCCTTCTTGAAACTCGGATCTCCAAACTCCGAAAGACTCTACACCGTCAACTTTCCAGAACTTGACGGAGCCACTTGCCTTGCATCGTACCTAGGATGGTTGCTTCTTGTGCGGGAAAGAGCAATGTTTTTCTTCTGCCCTTTCTCAAGAGCCAAGATAGACCTTCCAGATTGTCCCTTCACAGACCTAAGCGAACATGTTGCTGCGTTTTCCGCTGACCCTACTTGCCAAGATTGCGTAGTGGTTGTGGTTAGCCGCAAGAGTGAGGTAGAAATGGAGCTGCACTTGCTTCGAAGGGGGAACAAGGAGTGGCACAAGCATTGCCATCGTTGTGGTCGTTCCACGCTAAACACAGTAAGTGGTGCTGCTTTTTCTGAGGAAAAGTTTCAGTTCTTGGACGCGGATGACGGCTTGGTTACCTTCAATGCTGACAAAAGCAGTAAGTCATGGGCGAATTATCGTATAGTTAACCATGGTTCTTCCAAGGACGTGGAAGCCTTGGAATATCACGTACGGAAAAACATGTTTGGAGTCTTGAAGATGGGTCAGAGGCTGGGCTTCGGGGGCGGTGAGGATGATGTTGTGTCCATTTCCATATGTGGCACCATGATCCTCGGAATACCGTGGCTTCATATCTTAAGAAATGATAGCGTCATTCTCAGTGAGACCATTGTGCCTGATCAGCAACATGTGGCTCTGGCTCGTCAGATTAAAGGGGTATGGATTCAACCAAGATATGTTCAAGTACCTCCTGGCCTAACCTGGTAG
- the LOC140182770 gene encoding F-box protein At1g49360-like isoform X2 codes for MSESEECKEMKRSKSDEWEVAEWCNLPGDLLSRIASYLELIDFLSFRSVCKEWLIPPSEYNPSGRELWFLLYGNGEGSHCSFLKLGSPNSERLYTVNFPELDGATCLASYLGWLLLVRERAMFFFCPFSRAKIDLPDCPFTDLSEHVAAFSADPTCQDCVVVVVSRKSEVEMELHLLRRGNKEWHKHCHRCGRSTLNTVSGAAFSEEKFQFLDADDGLVTFNADKSSKSWANYRIVNHGSSKDVEALEYHVRKNMFGVLKMGQRLGFGGGEDDVVSISICGTMILGIPWLHILRNDSVILSETIVPDQQHVALARQIKGVWIQPRYVQVPPGLTW; via the coding sequence ATGTCAGAGAGTGAGGAATGTAAGGAGATGAAACGAAGTAAAAGTGATGAATGGGAAGTAGCAGAGTGGTGTAATCTGCCTGGAGACCTGCTATCAAGAATTGCAAGCTATTTAGAATTGATAGACTTTCTGAGTTTTCGCAGTGTTTGCAAAGAATGGCTCATCCCTCCCTCAGAATACAACCCTTCAGGCCGCGAGCTCTGGTTTCTCCTCTATGGCAACGGTGAAGGCTCACACTGTTCCTTCTTGAAACTCGGATCTCCAAACTCCGAAAGACTCTACACCGTCAACTTTCCAGAACTTGACGGAGCCACTTGCCTTGCATCGTACCTAGGATGGTTGCTTCTTGTGCGGGAAAGAGCAATGTTTTTCTTCTGCCCTTTCTCAAGAGCCAAGATAGACCTTCCAGATTGTCCCTTCACAGACCTAAGCGAACATGTTGCTGCGTTTTCCGCTGACCCTACTTGCCAAGATTGCGTAGTGGTTGTGGTTAGCCGCAAGAGTGAGGTAGAAATGGAGCTGCACTTGCTTCGAAGGGGGAACAAGGAGTGGCACAAGCATTGCCATCGTTGTGGTCGTTCCACGCTAAACACAGTAAGTGGTGCTGCTTTTTCTGAGGAAAAGTTTCAGTTCTTGGACGCGGATGACGGCTTGGTTACCTTCAATGCTGACAAAAGCAGTAAGTCATGGGCGAATTATCGTATAGTTAACCATGGTTCTTCCAAGGACGTGGAAGCCTTGGAATATCACGTACGGAAAAACATGTTTGGAGTCTTGAAGATGGGTCAGAGGCTGGGCTTCGGGGGCGGTGAGGATGATGTTGTGTCCATTTCCATATGTGGCACCATGATCCTCGGAATACCGTGGCTTCATATCTTAAGAAATGATAGCGTCATTCTCAGTGAGACCATTGTGCCTGATCAGCAACATGTGGCTCTGGCTCGTCAGATTAAAGGGGTATGGATTCAACCAAGATATGTTCAAGTACCTCCTGGCCTAACCTGGTAG